From a region of the Streptomyces sp. NBC_00193 genome:
- the lhgO gene encoding L-2-hydroxyglutarate oxidase: MGRLDCDVLVIGGGIVGLSTAHALAGLAPGTRVVVLEKEDGPARHQTGRNSGVIHSGIYYKPGSLKARFAVRGAAEMVKFCTEHGIPHEVTGKLIVATERDELPRLHALVQRGRENGIPVRELGPTQISEYEPEVRGLAAIHVGTTGIVDYGRVAQQLAESSGAEIVYGGAVELISRRASGVAVRTSSGVVVRARVLVNCAGLQCDRIARLAGDDPQMRILPFRGEYYDLARPDLVRGLVYPVPDPAFPFLGVHLTRGIGGGVHVGPNAVPALAREGYGWGVVRPRDLADELAWPGSWRMAARHWRYGAGEVRRSLSKAAFVEAVRRLLPAVRAEDLVPAAAGVRAQAVLRDGALVDDFLIREGERTVHVLNAPSPAATASLPIGREIAGRALKSLRSA; this comes from the coding sequence ATGGGCAGGCTGGACTGCGATGTGCTGGTGATCGGCGGCGGAATCGTCGGCCTGTCGACGGCGCATGCCCTGGCGGGGCTCGCTCCGGGGACCCGGGTGGTCGTCCTGGAGAAGGAGGACGGCCCCGCCCGGCACCAGACGGGCCGCAACAGCGGCGTGATCCACAGCGGGATCTACTACAAGCCGGGCTCTCTCAAGGCACGCTTCGCGGTGCGCGGCGCGGCCGAGATGGTCAAGTTCTGTACGGAGCACGGCATCCCGCACGAGGTGACGGGCAAGCTCATCGTCGCCACCGAGCGGGACGAGCTGCCGCGGCTGCACGCGCTCGTGCAGCGGGGCCGGGAGAACGGCATCCCGGTGCGGGAGCTGGGGCCGACGCAGATCTCGGAGTACGAGCCCGAAGTGCGCGGGCTCGCGGCGATCCACGTGGGAACCACCGGGATCGTGGACTACGGGCGGGTCGCGCAGCAGCTCGCGGAGTCCTCGGGGGCGGAGATCGTCTACGGCGGCGCCGTCGAGCTGATCTCGCGGCGCGCGTCGGGCGTGGCGGTGCGGACCAGCAGTGGCGTGGTCGTGCGCGCGCGGGTGCTGGTGAACTGCGCGGGCCTGCAGTGCGACCGGATCGCACGGCTGGCCGGCGACGACCCGCAGATGCGGATCTTGCCCTTCCGGGGCGAGTACTACGACCTGGCCCGGCCCGATCTGGTGCGCGGGCTGGTCTATCCGGTGCCGGACCCGGCGTTCCCCTTCCTCGGCGTCCACCTGACCCGGGGCATCGGCGGCGGGGTCCACGTCGGGCCGAACGCGGTGCCGGCGCTGGCGCGCGAGGGGTACGGCTGGGGCGTGGTCCGGCCGCGGGACCTCGCGGACGAGCTGGCCTGGCCGGGATCCTGGCGGATGGCCGCGCGGCACTGGCGGTACGGAGCGGGTGAGGTGCGGCGGTCGCTGTCGAAGGCGGCGTTCGTCGAGGCGGTACGGAGGCTGCTTCCTGCGGTGCGTGCGGAGGATCTGGTGCCCGCGGCGGCGGGGGTGCGGGCGCAGGCCGTGCTGCGGGACGGGGCGCTGGTGGACGACTTCCTGATCCGGGAGGGGGAGCGGACGGTGCACGTGCTGAATGCGCCTTCGCCCGCGGCCACCGCTTCGCTGCCGATCGGGCGGGAGATCGCCGGGCGGGCGCTCAAGTCCCTGCGCAGCGCGTAG
- a CDS encoding sporulation protein, with protein sequence MSRELREPNEKLGAVLALAGISNAGLARRVNDLGAQRGLTLRYDKTSVARWVSKGMVPQGAAPHLIAAAIGAKLGRPVPLHEIGLADADPAPEVGLAFPRDVGAAVRSATDLYRLDLAGRRGGGGIWQSLAGSFSVSAYATPASRWLISPADSSVAREPAGREPVPGAAPPEGLPAPPGAHVGGVPAQPPRETPPPPAPAVPDAGSPQRVGHSDVTKLREAAEDARRWDSKYGGGDWRSSMVPECLRVDAAPLLLGSYTDEVGRALFGATAELTRLAGWMAFDTGQQEAAQRYYIQALRLARAAADVPLGGYVLASMSLQATYRDFPDEGVDLAQAAVERNRGLATARTMSFFRLVEARAHAKAGDSAAAGAALRASEGWLERARDGDADPTWLGFYSYDRFAADAAECYRDLKLPRQVRRFTEQALSRPTEEYVRSHGLRLVVSAVAELESGNLDAACAAGTRAVEVAGRISSARTTEYVRDLLHRLEPYGDEPRVAELRERARPLLVTPA encoded by the coding sequence ATGTCCAGGGAGCTCCGCGAGCCCAATGAGAAGCTCGGCGCCGTCCTCGCCCTCGCGGGCATCAGCAACGCCGGGCTGGCCCGGCGGGTCAACGACCTCGGCGCTCAGCGCGGTCTGACCCTCCGCTACGACAAGACCTCGGTGGCCCGGTGGGTGTCGAAGGGGATGGTGCCGCAGGGCGCCGCCCCGCATCTGATCGCGGCCGCCATCGGCGCGAAGCTCGGCCGGCCCGTGCCCCTGCACGAGATCGGCCTCGCGGACGCGGATCCGGCGCCCGAGGTGGGGCTGGCCTTCCCGCGCGACGTCGGCGCGGCCGTGCGCTCGGCCACCGACCTCTACCGTCTCGACCTCGCCGGCCGGCGCGGCGGCGGCGGGATCTGGCAGTCGCTCGCCGGTTCCTTCTCCGTATCGGCGTACGCGACGCCGGCCTCGCGGTGGCTGATATCTCCCGCCGACAGCTCCGTGGCGCGCGAACCGGCGGGCCGCGAACCGGTGCCGGGCGCGGCCCCGCCGGAAGGCCTTCCGGCGCCGCCCGGCGCCCACGTCGGGGGTGTGCCCGCCCAGCCTCCGCGCGAAACGCCACCGCCGCCCGCTCCGGCCGTACCCGACGCCGGGAGCCCGCAGCGCGTGGGCCACAGCGATGTGACCAAGCTCCGCGAGGCCGCCGAGGACGCCCGCCGCTGGGACTCCAAGTACGGGGGCGGCGACTGGCGTTCCTCGATGGTCCCCGAATGCCTGCGGGTGGACGCGGCGCCGCTGCTGCTCGGCTCCTACACCGACGAGGTGGGCCGCGCGCTCTTCGGCGCCACCGCCGAACTGACCCGGCTGGCCGGCTGGATGGCCTTCGACACCGGGCAGCAGGAAGCGGCCCAGCGGTACTACATCCAGGCGCTGCGCCTGGCCCGCGCCGCCGCCGACGTACCGCTCGGCGGGTACGTGCTGGCGTCGATGTCCCTGCAGGCCACCTACCGGGACTTCCCGGACGAGGGCGTGGACCTCGCGCAGGCCGCCGTCGAGCGCAACCGGGGCCTGGCCACCGCGCGGACGATGAGCTTCTTCCGCCTCGTCGAGGCCCGGGCGCACGCGAAGGCGGGCGATTCGGCCGCCGCCGGGGCCGCGCTGCGGGCCTCCGAGGGCTGGCTGGAACGGGCCCGGGACGGCGACGCCGATCCGACCTGGCTGGGCTTCTACTCGTACGACCGCTTCGCGGCGGACGCCGCCGAGTGCTACCGCGACCTCAAACTCCCGCGCCAGGTAAGGCGTTTCACGGAACAGGCACTGTCCCGGCCGACGGAGGAGTACGTACGATCACACGGGCTGCGGCTCGTCGTGAGCGCGGTGGCCGAGCTGGAGTCCGGGAACCTCGACGCGGCGTGCGCGGCGGGGACCCGGGCGGTGGAGGTCGCCGGACGGATCTCGTCGGCCCGGACGACGGAGTACGTACGGGACCTCCTGCACCGGCTGGAACCGTACGGGGACGAACCGCGCGTCGCCGAACTGCGCGAGCGGGCCAGGCCTCTGCTGGTAACCCCGGCATAG
- a CDS encoding asparagine synthase-related protein: protein MRWLVGWSSIAASFGTAGRVAGHGAAHTSDQGTYGSGYGSGSGHGSASGSGNGYGSGSAYGSGPDGWGDGPVRGGLADAGHPDEPGAADADRTVVPVGAQLLWGDPDPLWAVGDWRPDEIRTLTADPADPFTRLAVLGCCGASDEELRRALYAARGGALRHLTQWPGSYTAVVQAGRRITVVGDLAGARPVFYTPWASGTAYATAALPLADLIEAQLDIGHLAALLACPDSPEALGDGTPYVGVRRIPPGHALILREGSREITGYEPVASLAVAAPAADPALAVEGVREALVDAVRARLTAPRHAPETLPYDPGPVPGMGPADRRAARGAPAPVPGVGADLSGGSASATLALLAAGLPGAPGALRGRTGERLLAVTFNDLATPQGREPELERAHAIASDPRLHHVVVAAAEEALPYADLDGPLTDEPGPALVVAARERRRLAAGSADHFTGHGARQVLDAHPARLADLLLDRRRRHLLRPTLALARSSPSEGDSLLVPLLPFLVPFTVYAAARRLARTPYRAGMEAAAARLRDGVPAAGPCSPVDASLAALTWSRPGPAAAWLTGEALAEVSIRLTAAAGRPPLSLRPGEARARAVLARHAADHRVFEQAVEVRSQRLHAPFLDNQVVRAARALPESLRVQPGARAAVLRGVLSSAGVRDLPPGWGATAHAPNESATRLGLRAALPHLLDLFASPLLADAGLIEARVVRQALLDAADGRPAPLDGIAELVSMELWLGRLLARRGTCWTGTSTPRRRAVPTGVPLRRPALS from the coding sequence GTGCGCTGGTTGGTGGGTTGGAGCAGTATCGCCGCGAGCTTCGGCACGGCCGGACGGGTCGCGGGGCACGGCGCTGCGCACACCTCCGACCAGGGCACATACGGCTCGGGCTACGGATCAGGCTCGGGCCACGGCTCGGCCTCGGGCTCCGGGAACGGTTACGGATCCGGGAGCGCCTACGGCTCCGGCCCCGACGGATGGGGCGACGGCCCGGTCCGCGGCGGGCTCGCCGACGCCGGCCACCCCGACGAACCGGGCGCCGCCGACGCCGACCGCACCGTAGTCCCCGTCGGAGCCCAGCTCCTCTGGGGCGACCCCGACCCCCTCTGGGCCGTCGGGGACTGGCGCCCGGACGAGATCCGCACCCTCACCGCCGATCCCGCGGACCCCTTCACCCGCCTCGCCGTCCTCGGCTGCTGCGGCGCCTCCGACGAGGAACTGCGCCGCGCGCTCTACGCCGCCCGCGGCGGCGCGCTGCGCCACCTGACCCAGTGGCCCGGCAGCTACACCGCCGTCGTGCAGGCCGGCCGCCGCATCACGGTCGTCGGCGACCTGGCCGGCGCCCGGCCCGTCTTCTACACGCCCTGGGCGAGCGGGACCGCGTACGCCACCGCCGCCCTCCCGCTCGCCGACCTGATCGAGGCGCAGCTCGACATCGGCCATCTCGCCGCCCTGCTGGCCTGCCCCGACAGCCCGGAGGCGCTGGGCGACGGCACACCGTACGTCGGCGTACGCCGGATCCCGCCCGGGCACGCGCTGATCCTGCGCGAGGGCTCGCGGGAGATCACCGGCTACGAACCGGTGGCCTCCCTCGCGGTGGCCGCCCCCGCGGCCGATCCCGCGCTCGCGGTGGAGGGCGTACGGGAAGCTTTGGTCGACGCGGTGCGCGCCCGGCTCACGGCTCCGCGGCATGCTCCCGAGACGCTGCCCTACGACCCCGGGCCCGTCCCCGGAATGGGCCCGGCCGACCGCCGGGCCGCGCGCGGCGCCCCCGCGCCCGTCCCCGGAGTCGGCGCCGACCTCTCCGGAGGCAGCGCCTCCGCCACCCTCGCCCTGCTCGCCGCCGGGCTCCCCGGGGCACCTGGCGCGCTCCGCGGCCGCACCGGGGAACGCCTCCTCGCCGTCACCTTCAACGACCTGGCCACCCCCCAGGGACGCGAACCCGAACTGGAACGCGCCCACGCCATCGCGTCCGACCCGCGTCTGCACCACGTGGTCGTGGCCGCCGCCGAGGAAGCCCTCCCGTACGCCGACCTCGACGGGCCGCTGACCGACGAACCGGGCCCCGCCCTCGTCGTCGCCGCCCGCGAGCGGCGCCGCCTCGCGGCCGGCTCGGCGGACCACTTCACCGGCCACGGAGCCCGCCAGGTCCTCGACGCCCACCCCGCCCGGCTCGCCGACCTCCTGCTCGACCGGCGCCGACGCCACCTGCTCCGTCCCACCCTGGCCCTCGCCCGCTCCTCCCCGTCGGAGGGCGACTCCCTGCTCGTGCCCCTCCTCCCCTTCCTCGTCCCGTTCACCGTGTACGCGGCGGCCCGACGCCTGGCCCGTACGCCGTACCGCGCCGGCATGGAGGCGGCGGCGGCCCGCCTGCGCGACGGGGTCCCGGCCGCGGGGCCCTGCTCCCCGGTGGACGCCTCGCTCGCGGCCCTGACCTGGTCCCGGCCGGGCCCGGCGGCGGCCTGGCTGACGGGCGAGGCACTGGCCGAGGTATCGATCCGCCTCACCGCCGCCGCGGGCCGCCCGCCCCTCTCGCTGCGCCCCGGGGAGGCGCGGGCCCGCGCCGTCCTGGCCCGGCACGCCGCCGACCACCGGGTCTTCGAGCAGGCCGTGGAGGTCCGCAGCCAGCGCCTGCACGCCCCGTTCCTGGACAACCAGGTCGTACGGGCCGCCCGGGCCCTGCCCGAATCCCTGCGCGTCCAACCCGGCGCCCGGGCGGCGGTCCTGCGCGGGGTCCTGTCCTCGGCCGGGGTCCGGGACCTCCCCCCGGGGTGGGGCGCCACGGCCCACGCCCCGAACGAATCGGCGACCCGCCTGGGGCTGCGCGCGGCCCTCCCGCACCTCCTGGACCTCTTCGCGTCGCCGCTGCTGGCGGACGCGGGCCTGATCGAAGCCCGGGTCGTCCGTCAGGCCCTGCTGGACGCGGCGGACGGCCGTCCGGCCCCGCTCGACGGCATCGCCGAACTCGTCTCGATGGAACTGTGGCTGGGCCGCCTCCTGGCCCGCCGGGGCACCTGCTGGACCGGCACCTCCACCCCCCGCCGCAGAGCCGTCCCCACCGGAGTCCCCCTCCGCCGCCCGGCCCTGTCCTGA
- a CDS encoding sigma-70 family RNA polymerase sigma factor produces MSVDGREEPHGGAGGEVEAGSLPARQVPAQREPGGRHAAGASGELPPSDGDLIARMRGGDDGAYEELFRRHADAVRRYARTCCRDGHTADDLTAEVFARTLQAVRGGAGPDQSVRAYLLTTVRRVAAAWAKTAKREHLVEDFALFAEQAAGSGDSSVGLPVRAGDDTLELGADVRAMHEAEQTLAMQAFRSLPERWQAVLWHTTVEEASPSAIAPLFGLSANATAVLASRAREGLKQAYLQAHVNTALSSGGDCARYADRLGAYARGGLRMRAERGLRKHLEECARCRLAAGELKDVNAGIPALLPVAVIGWFAAGYAAKAAGVVAGGAVAAGGAGAAAAAAGGSTAGAGAGAGAAGAGAAGGAAGGSGAGGVGGAVASEGLGLPAKAAIAAGVVVAAAAGVVFALAGDDTAPAVRANPAPGVAVPVPRSPAPAAPEPAPSRAQPSEARGSVPPPKKQSPAPPPAPAPAVPEPSRSPERSSPAPSPSRVPSPKPSPTPSPVPPPRPTPPKPPQAPQGFRLSSLGHSAYGDHDNPEIETWRSSWVWQRWAPMIGGQRFSHGITVNSRSSVEITLNRSCVSFSARAGVDGMSLLTDGTVRFSVWADGQRLWQSRALGYEDPAASVSVSLSGHRTLRLVVERAEGGRLPTLASWADSVISCR; encoded by the coding sequence ATGAGCGTTGACGGGCGGGAAGAGCCACACGGTGGCGCCGGCGGCGAGGTCGAGGCGGGCAGCCTGCCCGCACGACAGGTCCCGGCGCAGCGCGAACCGGGTGGCCGGCACGCCGCCGGGGCGAGCGGGGAACTTCCGCCTTCCGACGGGGACCTGATCGCGCGGATGCGCGGAGGTGACGACGGGGCCTACGAGGAACTGTTCCGCCGCCACGCCGATGCCGTGCGCCGCTATGCCCGCACCTGCTGCCGCGACGGGCACACCGCCGACGATCTGACCGCCGAGGTGTTCGCGCGGACGCTCCAGGCCGTACGGGGCGGGGCGGGTCCGGACCAGTCGGTGCGCGCCTACCTGCTGACCACCGTGCGCCGGGTCGCCGCCGCCTGGGCGAAAACGGCGAAGCGGGAGCATCTGGTCGAGGACTTCGCGCTGTTCGCGGAGCAGGCCGCCGGGTCCGGCGACAGCTCGGTCGGGCTGCCCGTTCGCGCCGGGGACGACACCCTCGAACTCGGCGCCGATGTGCGGGCCATGCACGAGGCCGAGCAGACCCTCGCGATGCAGGCCTTCCGGAGCCTGCCCGAGCGGTGGCAGGCCGTGCTGTGGCACACCACCGTCGAGGAGGCCTCGCCGAGTGCGATCGCCCCGCTCTTCGGGCTGAGCGCGAACGCCACCGCGGTACTGGCCAGCCGGGCCCGCGAGGGACTCAAGCAGGCCTATCTCCAGGCCCATGTGAACACCGCGCTGAGTTCCGGCGGGGACTGTGCCCGGTACGCCGACCGGCTGGGGGCGTATGCCCGCGGGGGCTTGCGGATGCGGGCCGAGCGGGGACTGCGCAAGCACCTCGAAGAGTGTGCCCGGTGCCGGCTCGCCGCGGGCGAGCTCAAGGACGTTAACGCGGGCATTCCCGCGCTGCTTCCGGTCGCCGTCATCGGGTGGTTCGCCGCCGGGTACGCGGCCAAGGCGGCCGGAGTGGTGGCCGGCGGTGCCGTCGCCGCGGGTGGCGCCGGGGCCGCTGCCGCAGCCGCGGGCGGGTCGACGGCCGGGGCGGGCGCCGGAGCCGGGGCCGCCGGGGCCGGGGCTGCGGGTGGGGCCGCCGGCGGAAGCGGGGCCGGCGGGGTCGGCGGAGCCGTGGCTTCGGAGGGGCTGGGGTTGCCGGCCAAGGCGGCCATCGCCGCCGGGGTCGTGGTGGCCGCGGCCGCCGGCGTGGTGTTCGCGCTGGCCGGTGACGACACCGCTCCGGCCGTGCGCGCGAACCCCGCTCCGGGGGTGGCCGTGCCGGTGCCGCGGAGTCCGGCTCCCGCCGCGCCGGAGCCCGCCCCGTCGCGGGCGCAGCCGTCGGAGGCGCGGGGATCCGTACCGCCCCCGAAGAAGCAGTCGCCCGCGCCGCCGCCGGCCCCCGCACCGGCCGTGCCGGAGCCTTCGCGGAGCCCGGAGCGCTCCTCGCCCGCGCCGAGTCCGAGCCGGGTCCCGAGTCCGAAGCCGAGCCCCACGCCGAGTCCGGTACCGCCCCCCAGGCCGACGCCTCCCAAGCCGCCGCAGGCACCGCAGGGGTTCCGGCTCTCCTCCCTGGGCCACTCCGCCTACGGGGACCACGACAACCCCGAGATCGAGACCTGGCGGAGCAGCTGGGTGTGGCAGCGCTGGGCGCCGATGATCGGCGGACAGCGCTTCTCGCACGGGATCACCGTCAACTCCCGTTCCTCCGTGGAGATCACCCTCAACCGGAGCTGTGTCAGCTTCTCGGCGCGGGCCGGTGTGGACGGCATGTCGCTGCTCACGGACGGCACGGTCCGCTTCTCCGTGTGGGCGGACGGGCAGCGGCTGTGGCAGTCCCGGGCCCTGGGTTACGAGGACCCGGCGGCGAGCGTGTCCGTCTCCCTCTCCGGGCACAGGACGCTGCGCCTGGTCGTGGAGCGCGCCGAGGGCGGCCGGCTGCCGACGCTGGCGAGCTGGGCCGACTCCGTCATCAGCTGCCGCTGA
- a CDS encoding TetR/AcrR family transcriptional regulator, translating into MAGGATTHGVGRSTPLRVDAQRNLEHVLRAAREVFGELGYGAPMEDVARRARVGVGTVYRRFPSKDVLVRRIAEEETSRLTEQARTALGQEEEPWQALSCFLRTSVASGAGRLLPPQVLRVGGPGEDGADGVDEEAARVPHQRQAVAVGGAPDLRVVGAARTGLEDEPSEDAGAGELLEVVGRLVDRAREAGALRADVTVADVLLVIATAAPALPDAAQQAAASARLLDILLEGLRSRTV; encoded by the coding sequence ATGGCCGGCGGCGCCACCACACACGGCGTGGGTCGCTCCACGCCGCTGCGCGTCGACGCACAGCGCAATCTCGAACACGTACTTCGCGCGGCCCGCGAGGTCTTCGGCGAGCTCGGCTACGGGGCTCCGATGGAGGACGTCGCACGGCGCGCACGGGTCGGTGTCGGCACCGTCTACCGACGGTTCCCCAGCAAGGACGTCCTGGTCCGGCGGATAGCCGAGGAGGAGACCTCGCGACTGACCGAGCAGGCCCGCACGGCTCTCGGCCAGGAGGAGGAGCCCTGGCAGGCCCTGTCGTGCTTCCTGCGCACCTCCGTGGCCTCGGGTGCCGGGCGGCTGCTGCCTCCGCAGGTGCTGCGGGTCGGCGGGCCCGGTGAGGACGGGGCCGACGGGGTGGACGAGGAGGCCGCGCGGGTTCCGCACCAGCGTCAGGCCGTCGCGGTCGGCGGTGCGCCCGACCTGCGCGTCGTCGGCGCTGCGCGGACCGGCCTGGAGGACGAGCCCTCCGAGGACGCGGGCGCGGGCGAGCTGCTCGAGGTCGTCGGCCGCCTCGTCGACCGGGCCCGGGAGGCCGGTGCGCTGCGCGCCGATGTCACGGTGGCCGATGTGCTGCTGGTGATAGCGACGGCCGCGCCCGCGCTGCCCGACGCGGCGCAGCAGGCGGCGGCTTCCGCCCGACTGCTCGACATCCTGCTCGAAGGGCTGCGGTCCCGGACGGTGTAA
- a CDS encoding NAD(P)/FAD-dependent oxidoreductase, translating into MKAANSRGTAPGTPPRTRILIVGGGYVGMYTALRLQRKLRTDEAEVTVVTPEPYMTYQPFLPEAAAGSISPRHVVVPLRRVLPKCRIVIGEARHIDHAARTATVTTLATDEEGEGPVEIEYDELVLAPGSVSRTLPIPGLAEYAIGFKTVEEAIGLRNHVIEQMDIASSTRDPALRDAALTFVFVGGGYAGVEALGELEDMARYAARYYHNVKPEDMKWVLVEASDRILPEVGPEMGTYTIRELRRRGIDLRLETRLESCENRIAVLSDGARFPTRTVVWTAGVKPHPILAASDLPKTDRGRLACTSFLTVEGVEHAWAAGDAASVPDITAPEKGVACAPNAQHAVRQAKVLADNLVSSLRGGLLTEYAHKYAGSVASLGLHKGVAHIYGRKLKGYPAWLMHRAYHLSRVPTLNRKTRVLAEWTLSGLFKREIVSLGSLEHPRAEFELAAGGGPKDPPKKTEG; encoded by the coding sequence GTGAAGGCTGCTAACTCCCGGGGCACGGCCCCCGGTACCCCGCCCCGTACGCGGATCCTCATCGTCGGCGGCGGCTACGTAGGCATGTACACGGCACTCAGGCTCCAGCGAAAGCTGAGAACCGACGAGGCCGAGGTCACGGTGGTCACCCCCGAGCCCTACATGACGTACCAGCCCTTCCTCCCCGAAGCGGCCGCCGGCTCCATTTCCCCGCGCCACGTCGTGGTCCCGCTGCGCCGCGTCCTGCCGAAATGCCGCATCGTCATCGGCGAGGCCCGGCACATCGACCACGCCGCCCGGACCGCGACCGTCACCACCCTCGCCACCGACGAGGAGGGCGAAGGCCCCGTGGAGATCGAGTACGACGAACTGGTCCTGGCCCCCGGCTCCGTCTCCCGCACGCTCCCCATTCCGGGACTCGCCGAATACGCCATCGGATTCAAGACCGTGGAAGAGGCCATCGGCCTGCGCAATCACGTCATCGAGCAGATGGACATCGCCTCCTCCACCCGCGATCCCGCCCTGCGCGACGCCGCCCTCACCTTCGTCTTCGTCGGCGGCGGCTACGCCGGCGTCGAGGCACTCGGCGAGCTGGAGGACATGGCCCGCTACGCCGCCCGCTACTACCACAACGTCAAGCCCGAGGACATGAAGTGGGTGCTGGTCGAGGCCAGCGACCGCATCCTCCCCGAGGTCGGCCCCGAAATGGGCACGTACACGATCCGCGAACTGCGCCGCCGCGGCATCGACCTGCGCCTGGAGACCCGGCTCGAGTCCTGCGAGAACCGGATCGCCGTCCTCAGCGACGGCGCCCGCTTCCCCACCCGCACCGTCGTATGGACCGCCGGCGTCAAACCGCACCCGATCCTCGCCGCCAGCGACCTGCCCAAGACCGACCGCGGCCGGCTCGCCTGCACCTCCTTCCTCACCGTCGAAGGCGTCGAGCACGCCTGGGCCGCCGGGGACGCCGCCTCCGTCCCCGACATCACCGCCCCGGAGAAGGGCGTCGCCTGCGCCCCCAACGCCCAGCACGCCGTCCGCCAGGCCAAGGTCCTCGCCGACAACCTCGTCTCGTCCCTGCGCGGCGGACTCCTCACCGAGTACGCCCACAAGTACGCGGGTTCCGTGGCCTCCCTCGGACTCCACAAGGGCGTCGCCCACATCTACGGCCGCAAGCTCAAGGGCTACCCGGCCTGGCTCATGCACCGCGCCTACCACCTCAGCCGCGTCCCGACCCTGAACCGCAAGACGCGCGTGCTCGCCGAGTGGACGCTCTCCGGCCTCTTCAAACGTGAGATCGTCTCGCTGGGATCCCTCGAACACCCCAGAGCAGAATTCGAACTCGCGGCGGGCGGAGGCCCCAAGGACCCTCCGAAGAAGACCGAAGGCTGA